The following proteins come from a genomic window of Streptomyces liliiviolaceus:
- a CDS encoding DUF503 domain-containing protein, protein MYVGTLSFDLLLGDVRSLKEKRSVVRPIVAELIRKHAVSAAEVEHMDLHRRAVIGLAVVSGDTGHLTDVLDRCERLVAARPEVELLSVRRRLHGEDDE, encoded by the coding sequence ATGTACGTGGGGACTCTGTCCTTCGATCTCCTCCTCGGCGACGTACGGTCGCTGAAGGAGAAACGCTCCGTCGTCCGCCCGATCGTGGCCGAACTCATCCGCAAGCACGCGGTGAGCGCGGCGGAGGTGGAGCACATGGACCTCCACCGCAGGGCCGTCATCGGACTCGCGGTGGTCTCCGGGGACACCGGTCACCTGACCGACGTACTCGACCGGTGCGAGCGCCTGGTCGCGGCGCGCCCCGAGGTGGAGCTGCTGTCGGTGCGACGGCGGCTGCACGGGGAAGACGACGAATGA
- a CDS encoding ABC transporter ATP-binding protein, whose translation MSTPTTQPLLDVRNLEVTYVGGVAAVRGVDLTVDAGQKVGIAGESGCGKSTLALALLRLLPAGTRVSGEILLDGEDVLTMKWGRVRAVRWAGASIVFQGAMHSLNAVHRVGDQIAEPILLHRKATAAGARKRTGELLEQVGLPAAQASAYPHELSGGQRQRVMIAMALACDPRLVIADEPTTALDVMIQAQILRLIQQLVSEQELGLVMISHDLAVLSDTCDRLAVMYAGRVVEEGPARQVYEDARHPYGQALSAAFPRIGDTGSRFAPRGLPGDPPDPAALPSGCAFHPRCAVALDSCTSQDQLLRPAAPDHRAACVHVDPVDPPDPAGPTGSAVAEDARSTP comes from the coding sequence TTGAGCACACCGACCACGCAACCCCTGTTGGACGTACGGAACCTGGAGGTGACGTACGTCGGCGGGGTCGCCGCCGTGCGCGGGGTGGACCTCACCGTGGACGCCGGGCAGAAGGTCGGCATCGCGGGCGAGTCCGGCTGCGGCAAGTCCACCCTGGCGCTCGCGCTGCTGCGGCTGCTGCCGGCCGGGACCCGGGTGAGCGGGGAGATCCTCCTCGACGGCGAGGACGTACTGACCATGAAATGGGGGCGGGTACGGGCGGTCCGCTGGGCCGGGGCCTCGATCGTCTTCCAGGGCGCGATGCACTCGCTCAACGCCGTGCACCGCGTCGGGGACCAGATCGCCGAGCCGATCCTGCTGCACCGCAAGGCCACCGCGGCGGGCGCAAGGAAGCGGACCGGCGAGCTGCTGGAGCAGGTGGGCCTGCCGGCGGCGCAGGCGTCCGCGTACCCGCACGAGTTGTCCGGCGGGCAGCGGCAGCGCGTGATGATCGCGATGGCACTGGCCTGCGATCCCCGGCTGGTGATCGCCGACGAGCCGACCACCGCGCTCGACGTGATGATCCAGGCGCAGATCCTGCGCCTCATCCAGCAGCTCGTCTCCGAGCAGGAGCTGGGCCTCGTCATGATCAGCCACGACCTCGCGGTCCTGTCGGACACCTGCGACCGGCTCGCGGTGATGTACGCGGGCCGGGTGGTCGAGGAGGGCCCCGCCCGCCAGGTGTACGAGGACGCCCGGCACCCGTACGGGCAGGCGCTCTCGGCCGCCTTCCCGCGTATCGGGGACACCGGGTCGCGGTTCGCGCCGCGCGGGCTGCCCGGGGATCCGCCCGATCCGGCCGCGCTGCCGTCCGGCTGCGCGTTCCATCCCCGGTGCGCGGTGGCACTCGACTCGTGCACCTCGCAGGACCAGCTCCTGCGCCCGGCCGCCCCGGACCACCGGGCGGCTTGCGTACACGTGGACCCGGTGGATCCGCCGGATCCTGCCGGTCCTACGGGGTCGGCCGTGGCGGAAGACGCGAGGAGCACCCCATGA
- a CDS encoding trypsin-like peptidase domain-containing protein, with the protein MTRETSVTAEADGAIHRDVARTAPDVTGRPAVRAGAAADRSLVRIRDLAGRPRGTGFLADHHGTVVTSHEAVDGLPRLVLDAPAEDRTCLVPADAVTALPALGLALVHCDGLGGLAPLPISVRNSVETGTYVRIAAGGWREARVLGSSAVTYTATDRFHLLDQALELAIGTAGSDALRLGGGAAGGPVVDAATGAVVAVLGTALHSDRRVGGFAVPLSTGGTPVAGPLADLLARNAATVPAYGGDLNLAGVLELTATVESPAGSGGGLCVERASVVREFTAFTEGPRHPSHGSYDPHHAYGSYGVLALVGAPGSGRTTELAGLAARRNQGAAPAPTLWLRGADLRDSDGSVADAARRTLERAGRIVTSPLGSRPEPADRDTGDEPGGRRGGLGDIRPERLARLAGEAGRPLLLLLDSPEEMPPGLAHRLPEWAAATAGWLRDHGVRLVVACRDEYWEWAGARFPPELLYGPRWSGGEASPELPACVSLGDLEEDEAREARARYGIPEGALDGADARHPLTLRLLSEVRAALSGAPPGKAERDEVFAAYLDLMCLRVAVRLAAANGLRGTAVRRLAARVAGQVHVAARRCLGPGEGELDRAGFETLFPWGPVPDRRLGGCTGWASAVLTEGLLVPAGDGYRFAHEEFADWIQGMHLDLDAVFGALAPRRGSGGGPGGSGSVGDPGGPEVFDLPRHRLAPVLQALLLVPRQQGDDHLTLRLRELLRVLDHALGDVLGDVFDETLEVADVNSGAHADAWWATRLLRGVLLRVPDATPYLGVLRHLAEHVVRWRAEGRAVPEEFGPGFWRGLPLPRAHRFDLLRRLVVADGAPPATEPRYLDTVSELLVADPAGAQPHLTHWFDDDRPLPATPDATVATAAQVLLHTHRHRAPDDLTEALVDSGHARADELLDVLAEEEPSALCRAVGRWVHDVRPARRAAAAAHALRTAAHVRTEADRELLRRTALALLARPGDCTLHGDALALLVRDPHTRARHLPQALARFRARDPRLPASALAAALVTHPAPVLAAFHDRLREPDDGTALRTLAEVTTPALARRVSALVREVVDRRPETAAQLAAHVDRRLEQGPDAGAVLHPLVAGLLDGGRPPLRAALAGVFAAPGTPASRPLRREFLDLLLTREHDPVVLDALVRAGAEGAAQDDEEHTRALVHTVGVLLVRTPDGATRFDRAVVDLGRRVPGFAALVSRWLAAAPEEWSTVVGPSTGRMIENLAGVRVPV; encoded by the coding sequence ATGACCCGGGAGACCTCGGTGACGGCTGAGGCGGATGGCGCAATCCACCGGGACGTCGCCCGCACAGCGCCCGACGTGACCGGGCGGCCCGCTGTCCGCGCCGGTGCGGCGGCGGACCGGTCCCTGGTGCGGATCCGGGACCTGGCCGGACGGCCGCGCGGCACCGGCTTCCTCGCGGACCATCACGGCACGGTCGTCACCAGTCACGAGGCGGTGGACGGCCTCCCCCGCCTCGTCCTGGACGCGCCCGCCGAAGACCGCACCTGCCTGGTCCCGGCCGACGCGGTCACCGCTCTCCCGGCCCTCGGCCTCGCCCTCGTCCACTGCGACGGACTGGGCGGCCTCGCCCCCCTCCCGATCAGCGTCCGGAACTCCGTGGAGACCGGCACGTACGTCCGTATCGCCGCGGGCGGCTGGCGGGAGGCGCGCGTACTGGGCTCCTCCGCCGTGACCTACACGGCGACCGACCGTTTCCACCTCCTCGATCAGGCACTGGAACTGGCGATCGGTACGGCCGGCAGCGACGCGTTGCGGCTCGGCGGCGGGGCGGCCGGAGGGCCGGTGGTCGACGCGGCCACCGGTGCGGTGGTGGCCGTCCTGGGCACGGCGCTCCACTCCGACCGACGGGTCGGCGGCTTCGCCGTACCGCTGTCCACGGGCGGCACGCCTGTCGCCGGTCCGCTCGCCGACCTGCTGGCCCGTAACGCCGCGACCGTGCCCGCCTACGGGGGCGACCTCAATCTGGCGGGCGTCCTGGAACTGACCGCCACCGTCGAGTCCCCGGCGGGCTCCGGCGGGGGCCTGTGCGTCGAACGGGCTTCTGTGGTGCGGGAGTTCACCGCGTTCACCGAAGGTCCCCGGCACCCGTCCCACGGCTCGTACGATCCCCACCACGCGTACGGCTCGTACGGTGTCCTCGCGCTGGTCGGTGCTCCGGGGAGCGGGCGTACGACGGAGCTGGCGGGGCTGGCCGCCCGGCGCAACCAGGGCGCGGCACCGGCCCCGACCCTGTGGCTGCGCGGAGCCGATCTGCGCGACAGCGACGGGTCGGTGGCCGACGCGGCCCGGCGGACGCTGGAGCGGGCGGGGCGGATCGTGACCTCGCCCCTCGGCTCCCGGCCGGAGCCCGCGGACAGGGACACGGGGGACGAGCCCGGAGGCCGGCGGGGCGGGCTCGGAGACATCCGGCCCGAGCGGCTGGCCCGGCTCGCCGGGGAGGCCGGGCGACCCCTGCTGCTCCTTCTCGACAGCCCCGAGGAGATGCCGCCGGGCCTCGCCCACCGGCTGCCGGAGTGGGCCGCCGCTACCGCCGGCTGGCTGCGGGACCACGGAGTGCGGCTCGTGGTGGCCTGCCGGGACGAGTACTGGGAGTGGGCGGGGGCCCGGTTCCCGCCCGAGCTGCTGTACGGGCCCCGGTGGAGCGGCGGCGAGGCGTCCCCGGAACTGCCCGCCTGCGTAAGCCTCGGGGACCTGGAGGAGGACGAGGCCCGCGAGGCCCGCGCGCGGTACGGGATTCCGGAGGGGGCCCTGGACGGGGCCGACGCCCGGCATCCACTGACGCTGCGGCTGCTGTCGGAGGTGCGGGCCGCGCTGTCCGGCGCCCCGCCCGGGAAGGCGGAGCGGGACGAGGTCTTCGCCGCCTACCTCGATCTGATGTGCCTGCGGGTGGCCGTGCGGCTCGCGGCGGCCAACGGGCTGCGCGGGACGGCGGTGCGCCGCCTCGCGGCCCGCGTCGCCGGGCAGGTGCATGTGGCGGCACGGCGTTGTCTGGGCCCGGGGGAGGGGGAGCTGGACCGGGCGGGGTTCGAGACCCTGTTCCCGTGGGGTCCCGTGCCCGACCGGCGGCTCGGCGGCTGCACCGGATGGGCCTCCGCCGTGCTCACCGAGGGCCTGCTCGTACCGGCCGGGGACGGCTACCGCTTCGCGCACGAGGAGTTCGCCGACTGGATCCAGGGCATGCACCTCGACCTGGACGCGGTGTTCGGGGCCCTGGCGCCCCGCCGCGGCTCCGGGGGCGGTCCGGGCGGGTCCGGGTCCGTAGGCGATCCGGGCGGGCCCGAGGTCTTCGACCTTCCGCGCCACCGCCTCGCCCCCGTGCTCCAGGCCCTCCTTCTCGTGCCGCGTCAACAGGGAGACGATCACCTCACCCTCCGCCTGCGCGAACTGCTCCGCGTGCTCGACCACGCGCTCGGCGACGTGCTCGGCGACGTGTTCGACGAGACGCTCGAAGTCGCGGACGTGAACAGTGGCGCGCACGCCGACGCCTGGTGGGCCACCCGGCTGCTCCGAGGCGTACTGCTCCGGGTGCCCGACGCGACCCCGTATCTCGGAGTGCTGCGCCACCTCGCCGAGCACGTGGTCAGGTGGCGGGCCGAAGGGCGGGCCGTGCCGGAGGAGTTCGGGCCCGGTTTCTGGCGCGGGCTTCCCCTGCCGCGGGCGCACCGCTTCGATCTGCTGAGGCGGCTCGTCGTCGCGGACGGCGCGCCGCCCGCCACCGAACCGCGCTACCTGGACACCGTGTCCGAACTCCTCGTCGCCGACCCGGCCGGGGCGCAGCCGCACCTCACCCACTGGTTCGACGACGACCGTCCGCTCCCCGCGACCCCCGACGCCACCGTGGCGACCGCCGCGCAGGTCCTGCTGCACACCCACCGGCATCGCGCCCCCGACGACCTCACCGAGGCCCTGGTCGACAGCGGACACGCGCGCGCGGACGAACTGCTGGACGTGCTCGCCGAGGAGGAGCCGTCCGCGCTCTGCCGCGCGGTCGGCCGCTGGGTGCACGACGTCCGCCCGGCCCGGCGGGCAGCGGCGGCGGCCCACGCGCTGCGGACCGCCGCACACGTACGCACTGAGGCCGACCGGGAACTGCTGCGCCGGACCGCGCTCGCGCTGCTGGCCCGCCCCGGAGACTGCACGCTGCACGGCGACGCCCTGGCCCTGCTGGTCCGCGATCCGCACACCAGGGCCCGCCATCTGCCGCAGGCCCTCGCCCGCTTCCGGGCCCGCGACCCGCGGCTGCCCGCGAGCGCGCTGGCCGCCGCGCTGGTCACCCACCCCGCCCCGGTGCTCGCCGCGTTCCACGACCGCCTGCGCGAACCGGACGACGGCACGGCCCTGCGCACGCTCGCCGAGGTCACGACACCGGCGCTCGCCCGCCGCGTGTCCGCCCTCGTACGCGAGGTCGTGGACCGGCGCCCGGAGACGGCCGCGCAGCTGGCGGCGCACGTCGACCGGCGGCTGGAACAGGGCCCCGACGCCGGCGCGGTGCTGCATCCCCTCGTCGCCGGGCTGCTCGACGGAGGCAGGCCGCCGCTGCGGGCCGCGCTCGCCGGGGTGTTCGCGGCGCCCGGCACGCCCGCGTCCCGCCCGCTGCGGCGCGAGTTCCTGGACCTCCTGCTGACGCGCGAACACGACCCGGTGGTGCTGGACGCGCTGGTACGGGCCGGTGCGGAGGGAGCGGCCCAGGACGACGAGGAACACACCCGCGCACTCGTGCACACCGTGGGCGTCCTGCTCGTCCGCACCCCGGACGGCGCCACCCGCTTCGATCGCGCCGTCGTCGATCTCGGCCGCCGTGTCCCCGGCTTCGCCGCGCTCGTGAGCCGCTGGCTGGCCGCCGCGCCCGAGGAGTGGTCCACCGTGGTCGGACCGAGCACGGGCCGCATGATCGAGAACCTCGCGGGGGTACGGGTCCCGGTGTGA
- the rbfA gene encoding 30S ribosome-binding factor RbfA codes for MADNARAKRLADLIREVVAKKLQRGIKDPRLGSHVTITDTRVTGDLREATVFYTVYGDDEQRAEAAAGLESAKGVLRSAVGQAAGVKFTPTLTFVADALPDTAKTIEDLLDKARAKDAQVREVSAGATFAGDADPYRKPEEDDEAGAEDDDESADDEKDGDAAK; via the coding sequence GTGGCCGACAACGCGCGGGCGAAGAGGCTGGCGGACCTCATCCGAGAGGTGGTTGCCAAGAAGCTGCAGCGCGGGATCAAGGACCCGCGGCTCGGTTCGCATGTGACCATCACGGACACCCGGGTCACCGGGGACCTCCGTGAGGCGACCGTCTTCTACACGGTGTACGGCGACGACGAGCAGCGCGCGGAGGCCGCCGCGGGCCTGGAGAGCGCCAAGGGCGTGCTCCGCTCGGCGGTCGGCCAGGCGGCGGGCGTGAAGTTCACCCCGACGCTCACCTTCGTCGCGGACGCCCTGCCGGACACCGCGAAGACCATCGAGGACCTTCTCGACAAGGCGCGGGCCAAGGACGCCCAGGTGCGCGAGGTCTCGGCCGGCGCCACCTTCGCCGGTGACGCCGACCCGTACAGGAAGCCGGAAGAGGACGACGAAGCCGGCGCCGAGGACGACGACGAGTCGGCCGACGACGAGAAAGACGGCGACGCCGCCAAATGA
- a CDS encoding ABC transporter ATP-binding protein, which translates to MTTTPRSVPAAAPAPSAPLLSAEGLQVTFPARRGDAARARAVDGVDLDIRPGEIVALVGESGCGKTTLARSLLGLVAPTAGRVTFAGRPLDYSSRALKAYRKRVQLVLQDPSGSLNPRHTVYDAVAEGLRIHAYAGDEREAVSTALARAGLRPPERFFLRYPHELSGGQRQRVVIAGALVLEPELIVADEPVASLDASVRGEILALLLRLRAELGLSALVVTHDLGLAWNIADRVAVMYLGRIIETGAVEDVLSAPQHPYTQALLSVLPEAPGAPIVLTGEPPDPSRIPTGCRFHARCQILATGEAERAGVANACRETDLPLLNGSDTSQVACHWAASL; encoded by the coding sequence ATGACGACGACGCCCCGGTCGGTCCCCGCCGCGGCCCCGGCCCCCTCCGCCCCTCTCCTGAGCGCCGAGGGCCTTCAGGTCACCTTTCCCGCACGGCGGGGCGACGCCGCGCGGGCCCGTGCCGTCGACGGGGTGGATCTCGACATCCGGCCCGGTGAGATCGTCGCGCTGGTCGGCGAGTCGGGCTGCGGCAAGACGACGCTGGCGCGCTCGCTCCTCGGCCTTGTCGCACCGACGGCGGGGCGGGTCACCTTCGCGGGCCGGCCGCTCGACTACTCCTCGCGGGCCCTCAAGGCGTACCGCAAGCGGGTCCAGCTGGTCCTCCAGGACCCGAGCGGCTCGCTCAACCCCCGGCACACGGTGTACGACGCGGTGGCGGAGGGGCTGCGCATCCACGCGTACGCGGGCGACGAGCGCGAGGCGGTCTCGACGGCCCTCGCGCGGGCCGGACTTCGACCGCCCGAGCGGTTCTTCCTGCGCTACCCGCACGAGCTGTCCGGCGGGCAGCGCCAGCGGGTCGTCATCGCGGGCGCGCTCGTCCTGGAGCCCGAACTCATCGTCGCGGACGAGCCGGTGGCCTCCCTGGACGCGTCGGTACGCGGCGAGATCCTGGCCCTGCTGCTGCGCCTGCGCGCCGAACTCGGCCTGTCCGCACTGGTGGTGACCCACGACCTCGGACTCGCGTGGAACATCGCGGACCGGGTCGCGGTGATGTACCTGGGCCGGATCATCGAGACGGGGGCGGTGGAGGATGTCCTGAGTGCGCCTCAGCACCCGTACACACAGGCCCTGTTGTCAGTCCTGCCCGAGGCCCCCGGCGCCCCGATCGTCCTGACCGGCGAACCCCCGGACCCGTCCCGCATCCCCACGGGCTGCCGCTTCCACGCCCGCTGCCAGATCCTGGCGACGGGCGAGGCGGAGCGAGCGGGCGTGGCGAACGCGTGCCGCGAGACGGACCTACCACTGCTCAACGGCAGCGACACTTCCCAGGTGGCCTGCCACTGGGCCGCGTCCCTTTAG
- a CDS encoding ABC transporter permease, which produces MTAEATPSLVGKTGGPAEAGPPTARGPRVRGTGYPRYVAGKLGGAAVSLLAVLVTSFFLFRLIPGDPVKFMTGGRQVSAEQLAAYRREFGLDLPLWQQFTDYCGKALTGDLGTSYQFRAPVMDKISEALPNTLLLTGTSFVLYTAIGVVLGTRAAWRNGGLGDRLNTGLALTLYSIPSFWLGLLLIIVFSVGVGPIPGLFPTGGMESGGEEGFAYVLDVAHHLVLPVVTLVAVEYGQTLLVTRSALLDEMGSDYLTTARAKGLRDDLVRRRHAVPNALLPTMTLVFINLGRTVAGVILVETVFSWPGLGGLFYQALSVPDLPLVQGLFFVFAAAVIVMNTLADLIYPLLDPRVGR; this is translated from the coding sequence ATGACCGCTGAAGCGACACCCTCGCTGGTGGGGAAGACCGGTGGTCCGGCCGAGGCCGGGCCGCCGACGGCCCGCGGACCACGGGTACGCGGCACCGGGTATCCCCGGTACGTGGCCGGCAAGCTGGGCGGCGCGGCCGTCTCCCTGCTCGCCGTCCTCGTCACCAGCTTCTTCCTCTTCCGGCTGATCCCCGGCGACCCGGTGAAGTTCATGACGGGCGGACGCCAGGTGTCGGCCGAGCAACTGGCCGCGTACCGAAGGGAGTTCGGGCTCGATCTGCCGCTGTGGCAGCAGTTCACGGACTACTGCGGCAAGGCGCTCACCGGTGATCTCGGCACCTCGTACCAGTTCCGGGCGCCGGTCATGGACAAGATCAGCGAGGCCCTGCCGAACACGCTGCTGCTCACGGGAACGTCGTTCGTCCTCTACACGGCGATCGGCGTCGTCCTCGGCACCCGGGCCGCGTGGCGCAACGGCGGCCTCGGCGACCGTCTGAACACCGGCCTCGCGCTGACCCTCTACTCGATCCCGTCGTTCTGGCTGGGCCTGCTGCTGATCATCGTCTTCTCGGTCGGGGTCGGGCCGATCCCCGGCCTCTTCCCGACGGGCGGCATGGAGTCCGGCGGCGAGGAGGGCTTCGCCTACGTCCTCGATGTCGCCCACCATCTGGTCCTTCCCGTGGTGACGCTGGTCGCGGTCGAGTACGGGCAGACCCTGCTGGTCACGCGCTCGGCGCTGCTCGACGAGATGGGCAGCGACTATCTGACGACCGCGCGGGCCAAGGGCCTGCGGGACGATCTCGTGCGCCGCCGCCACGCGGTGCCGAACGCGCTGCTGCCGACGATGACGCTGGTCTTCATCAACCTCGGCCGGACCGTCGCCGGTGTGATCCTCGTCGAGACGGTCTTCTCCTGGCCGGGTCTCGGCGGGCTCTTCTACCAGGCGCTCAGCGTGCCCGATCTGCCGCTGGTGCAGGGGCTGTTCTTCGTCTTCGCCGCCGCGGTGATCGTGATGAACACCCTCGCCGACCTGATCTATCCGCTGCTCGACCCGAGGGTGGGCCGATGA
- a CDS encoding bifunctional riboflavin kinase/FAD synthetase, which produces MQRWRGLEDIPQDWGRSIVTIGSYDGVHRGHQLIISHAVERARELGVPSVVVTFDPHPSEVVRPGSHPPLLAPHHRRAELMAELGVDALLILPFTTEFSKLSPAEFVVKVLVDKLHAKAVVEGPNFRFGHKAAGNVAFLAEQGRTYDFEVDVVDLYVTGEAGGGEPFSSTLTRRLVAEGEVEGAREILGRPHRVEGVVVRGAQRGRELGFPTANVETLPHTAIPADGVYAGWLHAQGEAMPAAISVGTNPQFDGTERTVEAYAIDRVGLDLYGLHVAVDFLAFVRGMAKFDSIEGLLEAISDDVKRSRELVAEYDAQA; this is translated from the coding sequence GTGCAGCGCTGGCGTGGCTTGGAGGACATCCCCCAGGACTGGGGGCGCAGCATCGTCACCATCGGCTCGTACGACGGAGTCCACCGCGGACACCAGCTGATCATCAGCCATGCCGTCGAGCGGGCGCGTGAACTGGGCGTTCCGTCCGTCGTGGTCACGTTCGACCCGCACCCGAGCGAGGTCGTCCGTCCCGGCAGCCATCCGCCCCTGCTCGCGCCGCACCACCGCCGGGCCGAGCTGATGGCCGAACTGGGTGTGGACGCGCTGCTCATCCTGCCCTTCACGACCGAGTTCTCGAAGCTGTCGCCCGCCGAGTTCGTGGTGAAGGTCCTCGTCGACAAGCTGCACGCGAAGGCCGTGGTCGAGGGCCCCAACTTCCGCTTCGGCCACAAGGCCGCCGGCAATGTGGCCTTCCTCGCCGAGCAGGGCAGGACGTACGACTTCGAGGTCGACGTGGTGGATCTGTACGTCACCGGTGAGGCGGGAGGCGGGGAGCCGTTCTCGTCGACCCTCACCCGGCGGCTGGTCGCCGAGGGCGAGGTCGAGGGGGCGCGCGAGATCCTCGGCCGGCCGCACCGCGTCGAGGGCGTCGTCGTCCGTGGCGCGCAGCGCGGCCGTGAACTGGGCTTTCCCACCGCCAACGTGGAGACGCTCCCGCACACCGCGATCCCCGCGGACGGGGTGTACGCGGGGTGGCTGCACGCGCAGGGCGAGGCGATGCCGGCGGCGATCTCCGTCGGGACGAATCCGCAGTTCGACGGGACCGAGCGGACAGTGGAGGCGTACGCGATCGATCGCGTGGGGCTCGATCTGTACGGGTTGCATGTCGCCGTCGACTTCCTGGCGTTCGTGCGGGGGATGGCGAAGTTCGACTCCATCGAGGGGTTGCTGGAAGCGATCTCGGACGACGTGAAGCGGTCTCGGGAGCTTGTCGCGGAGTACGACGCGCAGGCCTGA
- a CDS encoding ABC transporter permease, producing MPAPDEPVTAPDEPVMSSPAPVTGPRALARQRRRASAVRFWRRYRTHRSGLFGLAALALFALVALTAPLTVGSDVQSVTGAPGRPMESPSLEFPLGTDQFGRSLLGLVVWGSRVSLLVGLLAAVLSVAIGALIGITAGHFRGWYATVMMRITDWFLVMPTLVLAIALATVMSRSLGTIILAIGVTTWPTTARLVRAQTLAVESRPYIERAKALGGGHWHVMSRHVLPNVMPLVLAQTTLIISSAILAEATLAFLGLGDPTVVSWGGLLQDAREAGAVSAGKWWYLVPPGIAIAVVALAFTLCGRAVESVLNPKLGVAR from the coding sequence ATGCCGGCCCCGGACGAACCGGTGACGGCCCCGGACGAACCGGTGATGTCCTCGCCTGCCCCCGTGACCGGTCCCCGCGCCCTCGCCCGGCAGCGCCGCCGCGCCTCGGCCGTCCGCTTCTGGCGGCGCTACCGCACCCACCGCTCCGGGCTCTTCGGGCTGGCCGCGCTCGCGCTCTTCGCCCTGGTCGCGCTGACCGCACCGTTGACCGTCGGCTCCGACGTGCAGAGCGTGACGGGCGCGCCGGGGCGGCCCATGGAGAGCCCGAGCCTCGAATTCCCGCTGGGGACCGACCAGTTCGGGCGCAGTCTGCTCGGCCTCGTGGTGTGGGGTTCACGGGTGTCCCTGCTCGTGGGCCTGCTCGCGGCCGTCCTCTCGGTCGCCATCGGCGCGCTCATCGGCATCACCGCGGGTCACTTCCGCGGCTGGTACGCGACGGTGATGATGCGGATCACGGACTGGTTCCTCGTCATGCCGACGCTGGTGCTCGCGATCGCGCTCGCGACCGTGATGTCCCGCTCGCTCGGCACGATCATCCTGGCGATCGGGGTCACGACGTGGCCTACGACGGCCCGGCTGGTGCGTGCGCAGACCCTCGCCGTGGAGTCACGGCCGTACATCGAACGCGCGAAGGCCCTGGGCGGCGGCCACTGGCACGTCATGTCCCGTCACGTACTGCCCAATGTCATGCCGCTGGTGCTCGCGCAGACGACCCTGATCATCTCCTCCGCGATCCTCGCCGAGGCGACGCTCGCCTTCCTCGGTCTCGGCGATCCGACGGTCGTCTCGTGGGGCGGTCTGCTCCAGGACGCGCGCGAGGCGGGCGCGGTCAGTGCCGGGAAGTGGTGGTACCTCGTGCCGCCGGGCATCGCGATCGCCGTCGTGGCCCTCGCGTTCACGCTGTGCGGACGTGCCGTGGAATCCGTCCTCAATCCCAAGCTGGGGGTGGCCCGTTGA
- the truB gene encoding tRNA pseudouridine(55) synthase TruB → MTQKQQTPDGLVIVDKPSGFTSHDVVAKMRGIAKTRRVGHAGTLDPMATGVLVLGVEKATKLLGHLALTEKEYLGTIRLGQNTLTDDAEGDLTSSTDASAVTRDAIDAGIAELSGDIMQVPSKVSAIKINGVRSYKRAREGEDFEIPARPVRISSFTVYDVRGAVAEDGTPVLDLIVSVVCSSGTYIRALARDLGAGLGVGGHLTALRRTRVGPYKLDTARTLDQLQEELTVMPVAQAAATAFPRWDVDTKRAQLLTNGVRLEMPEEYTGAGAVGVFDPEGRFLALVEEQKGKAKSLAVFV, encoded by the coding sequence ATGACGCAGAAGCAGCAGACGCCCGACGGCCTTGTCATCGTGGACAAGCCGTCGGGCTTCACTTCGCACGACGTGGTCGCCAAGATGCGCGGGATCGCCAAGACCCGCCGCGTCGGACACGCCGGCACCCTCGACCCCATGGCGACGGGCGTGCTCGTCCTCGGCGTCGAGAAGGCGACCAAGCTCCTCGGGCACCTCGCGCTGACCGAGAAGGAGTACCTCGGCACCATCCGGCTCGGGCAGAACACCCTGACCGACGACGCCGAGGGCGACCTCACCTCGTCGACCGACGCCTCCGCGGTGACCCGGGACGCCATCGACGCCGGGATCGCCGAGCTGAGCGGCGACATCATGCAGGTGCCGTCCAAGGTCAGCGCCATCAAGATCAACGGCGTCCGCTCGTACAAGCGGGCGCGCGAGGGCGAGGACTTCGAGATCCCGGCCCGCCCGGTGCGGATCTCGTCCTTCACCGTGTACGACGTCCGGGGCGCCGTGGCCGAGGACGGCACACCCGTCCTGGACCTGATCGTCTCAGTGGTGTGCTCGTCCGGTACGTACATCCGTGCGCTCGCCCGTGACCTGGGCGCGGGCCTCGGTGTCGGCGGTCATCTGACGGCGCTGCGGCGCACGCGCGTGGGCCCGTACAAGCTCGACACCGCGCGGACGCTCGACCAGCTCCAGGAGGAGCTGACCGTGATGCCGGTGGCCCAGGCCGCCGCGACCGCGTTCCCCCGCTGGGACGTGGACACCAAGCGCGCGCAGCTGCTGACGAACGGCGTGCGGCTGGAGATGCCCGAGGAGTACACCGGGGCCGGGGCCGTCGGGGTGTTCGATCCCGAGGGACGGTTCCTGGCGCTGGTGGAGGAGCAGAAGGGCAAGGCCAAGAGCCTCGCGGTCTTCGTCTGA